In Azospirillum baldaniorum, one DNA window encodes the following:
- a CDS encoding helix-turn-helix domain-containing protein has translation MHAHTAIAAQPTRVPHGHQAAVMAMPRVAPSRPAAGFAANDIDPLAAIAQFRVFDREQSIFAEGEAADAVFRVVDGMIRLYKLLPDGRRQIIGFLQAGDMVGLAFADRYLYSAEAITASTVQRIPRCQLDALLDSQPALARRLLSVTTSELVAAQDQMLLLGRKSALEKLASFLLALSRRAGAGRAIALPMSRCDIADHLGLTTETVSRGFTKLKTSRLIRILDGGRVELLDAEALAELAECA, from the coding sequence ATGCACGCTCACACCGCCATCGCCGCCCAGCCGACGCGTGTTCCGCACGGCCATCAGGCCGCCGTGATGGCGATGCCGCGTGTCGCCCCCTCCCGTCCCGCCGCCGGCTTCGCCGCCAACGACATCGACCCGCTGGCCGCCATCGCCCAGTTCCGGGTGTTCGACCGCGAGCAGTCCATCTTCGCCGAGGGCGAGGCCGCCGACGCCGTCTTCCGGGTGGTGGACGGCATGATCCGCCTCTACAAGCTGCTGCCGGACGGGCGCCGCCAGATCATCGGCTTCCTCCAGGCCGGCGACATGGTCGGTCTGGCCTTCGCCGACCGCTATCTCTATTCCGCCGAGGCGATCACCGCCTCCACCGTCCAGCGCATCCCGCGCTGCCAGCTCGACGCCCTGCTGGACTCCCAGCCCGCCCTGGCCCGCCGGCTGCTGTCGGTCACCACCTCCGAGCTGGTGGCGGCGCAGGACCAGATGCTGCTGCTGGGCCGCAAGTCGGCGCTGGAGAAGCTGGCCAGCTTCCTGCTGGCGCTGAGCCGCCGAGCCGGTGCCGGCCGGGCCATCGCCCTGCCGATGAGCCGCTGCGACATCGCCGACCATCTGGGGCTGACCACGGAGACCGTGTCCCGCGGCTTCACCAAGCTGAAGACCTCGCGCCTGATCCGCATCCTGGATGGCGGCCGGGTCGAGCTGCTGGACGCGGAAGCCCTGGCCGAGCTGGCCGAGTGCGCTTGA
- a CDS encoding response regulator — MESVPHILVAEDERLEALALADTLEGQGLRVTLTHNGLEAITALERGPASLLMTDLRMPVMDGNELIRRMRARRPALPVIVMTADSGALWHPVSDRLRVLHKPFSFQAAIGAVRAMLDPTRSFG, encoded by the coding sequence ATGGAGTCCGTTCCCCACATCCTCGTCGCCGAGGATGAACGCCTCGAAGCCCTGGCCCTTGCCGACACGCTGGAAGGCCAGGGGCTGCGCGTCACACTGACCCACAACGGCTTGGAAGCCATCACCGCCCTGGAACGCGGCCCGGCGTCGCTGCTGATGACCGACCTGCGCATGCCGGTGATGGATGGCAACGAACTGATTCGCCGGATGCGGGCGCGGCGGCCCGCCCTGCCGGTGATCGTCATGACCGCCGACAGCGGCGCCCTCTGGCACCCGGTGTCCGACCGGCTGCGCGTCCTGCACAAACCCTTCAGCTTCCAGGCGGCGATCGGCGCCGTCCGCGCCATGCTCGACCCCACCCGATCCTTCGGTTAG
- a CDS encoding HU family DNA-binding protein yields the protein MTKADLIDAIAGKLGGTKADAGKALDAVLESLQDALVKGETVKLPGFGQFEIAERGERTGRNPQTGAEIKIAASKAPKFSAGKALKDAVNGKAE from the coding sequence ATGACGAAGGCCGATCTCATCGACGCGATCGCCGGCAAGCTGGGCGGCACCAAGGCCGACGCCGGCAAGGCGCTGGACGCGGTTCTGGAAAGCCTGCAGGACGCGCTGGTCAAGGGGGAGACGGTCAAGCTGCCGGGCTTCGGCCAGTTCGAGATCGCCGAGCGCGGCGAGCGCACGGGCCGCAACCCGCAGACCGGTGCGGAGATCAAGATCGCCGCCTCCAAGGCGCCGAAGTTCTCCGCCGGCAAGGCCCTCAAGGACGCCGTCAACGGCAAGGCCGAGTAA
- a CDS encoding sigma-70 family RNA polymerase sigma factor, with protein sequence MKDELGQHLDVLRRYALVLMRDPDQAEDLVQEALVKAIEGASSFTDGRDLRKWLLAIVHNTFVDRWRRQQAERQATGELSSMAEEGSPPAQLSHVHLGQTIAALMTLPVEQREALVLVALDGMSYRDAAECLGIPVGTLMSRLGRARDALRAKTGGGRQPASDQSDRNPSDRVQRPPLRVVK encoded by the coding sequence ATGAAAGACGAGCTGGGACAGCATCTGGACGTTCTGCGGCGCTACGCCCTGGTCCTGATGCGCGACCCCGATCAGGCCGAGGACCTCGTCCAGGAGGCGCTCGTCAAGGCCATCGAGGGGGCGTCGTCCTTCACGGACGGGCGCGACCTGCGCAAATGGCTGCTCGCCATCGTCCACAACACCTTCGTGGACCGCTGGCGGCGCCAGCAGGCCGAACGCCAGGCGACCGGCGAGCTCAGCTCGATGGCGGAGGAAGGCTCCCCGCCCGCGCAGTTGAGCCACGTCCATCTGGGCCAGACCATCGCGGCCCTGATGACCCTGCCGGTCGAACAGCGGGAGGCCCTGGTGCTCGTGGCGCTCGACGGCATGTCCTACCGGGACGCCGCGGAGTGCCTGGGCATCCCCGTGGGCACCCTGATGTCCCGCCTGGGCCGTGCGCGCGACGCGCTGCGGGCCAAGACGGGCGGCGGGCGCCAGCCGGCGTCAGACCAGTCCGACCGCAACCCATCAGACCGGGTCCAGCGCCCCCCGTTGCGCGTGGTGAAATGA
- a CDS encoding anti-sigma factor family protein: MNEPISDIDLNAYVDGELDAQRRIEVEAYLEANPDEAARVMHDMRVRDEIRLFIAGPAVEKAEPEMAAPEPVASPAPAAAQPAVGAGAPLPRRKQWGALWRRPAAELMNRARARAANGSGRGRRAVAALCLVGLGWTAHSAVSSLSVNPVATAHAATHYITIAAQTHQQALHSGIDFKPFADAAQSLVNRLAPANPEVAVPIPQLDIGQAPDGLRTVAWDGGVAVQAAYRHGGSQLITLFASEVDRFAVTEPQAERIGNVSVAYWQVGTTVYALCGEQPEKEILAHARDARMAWF, from the coding sequence ATGAACGAACCGATCAGCGACATCGACCTGAACGCCTATGTGGACGGCGAACTCGACGCGCAGCGCCGCATCGAGGTCGAAGCCTACCTGGAGGCCAATCCGGACGAGGCCGCCCGCGTCATGCACGACATGCGGGTGCGCGACGAGATCCGCCTGTTCATAGCCGGCCCGGCCGTCGAGAAGGCGGAGCCGGAGATGGCCGCGCCCGAACCGGTTGCTTCCCCGGCTCCCGCCGCGGCCCAGCCGGCGGTCGGCGCCGGCGCGCCGCTGCCGCGTCGCAAGCAGTGGGGCGCGCTGTGGCGCCGCCCGGCGGCGGAGCTGATGAACCGGGCGCGGGCGCGGGCCGCCAACGGCTCGGGCCGCGGGCGGCGGGCCGTCGCGGCGCTCTGCCTCGTCGGGCTCGGCTGGACGGCGCACAGCGCGGTGTCGTCCCTGTCGGTCAACCCCGTCGCCACGGCGCACGCGGCCACCCACTACATCACCATCGCGGCGCAGACCCACCAGCAGGCGCTGCACAGCGGGATCGACTTCAAGCCCTTCGCCGACGCCGCCCAATCCCTGGTCAACCGGCTCGCCCCCGCCAACCCGGAGGTCGCGGTGCCGATCCCGCAGCTCGACATCGGGCAGGCCCCGGACGGGCTGCGCACGGTGGCCTGGGACGGCGGGGTCGCGGTGCAGGCGGCCTACCGCCACGGCGGGTCGCAGCTGATCACGCTGTTCGCCAGCGAGGTCGACCGCTTCGCCGTGACCGAACCCCAGGCGGAGCGGATCGGCAACGTCTCGGTCGCCTATTGGCAGGTCGGGACGACGGTCTACGCGCTGTGCGGCGAACAGCCGGAAAAGGAAATCCTGGCCCATGCCCGCGACGCCCGCATGGCCTGGTTCTGA
- a CDS encoding Bax inhibitor-1/YccA family protein codes for MSGPFYGNQFGSAAPAYGAAFDEGLRKHMLRVYNFMMLGLGVTGLVALFVASTPALYVPIFTTPLKWVVMLAPLAFIMVLSFRFHAMSATALQGLFWAFCAVMGVSMASIFLVFTGASVARVFFITAAMFAAMSLWGYTTKADLSKMGSFLMMGLIGIVIASLVNIFVGSSALQFAISVIGVVIFTGLTAYDTQRIKEEYAEGHGHEGNTKLAVMGALSLYLNFINLFQMLLQLMGNREE; via the coding sequence ATGAGCGGACCCTTCTACGGCAACCAATTCGGCAGCGCGGCGCCGGCCTACGGCGCGGCGTTCGACGAGGGCCTGCGCAAGCACATGCTGCGGGTCTACAACTTCATGATGCTCGGCCTGGGCGTGACGGGGCTCGTGGCGCTGTTCGTGGCGAGTACGCCGGCGCTGTATGTTCCGATCTTCACGACCCCGCTGAAGTGGGTGGTGATGCTGGCGCCGCTGGCCTTCATCATGGTGCTGTCCTTCCGCTTCCACGCGATGTCGGCGACCGCGCTGCAGGGGCTGTTCTGGGCCTTCTGCGCGGTGATGGGCGTGTCGATGGCGTCGATCTTCCTGGTCTTCACCGGGGCCAGCGTGGCGCGGGTGTTCTTCATCACCGCGGCGATGTTCGCGGCGATGAGCCTGTGGGGCTACACCACCAAGGCCGACCTGTCGAAGATGGGCTCGTTCCTCATGATGGGCCTGATCGGCATCGTCATCGCCAGCCTCGTCAACATCTTCGTCGGCTCCAGCGCCCTGCAGTTCGCGATCTCGGTGATCGGCGTGGTCATCTTCACCGGCCTGACCGCCTACGACACCCAGCGCATCAAGGAGGAGTACGCCGAGGGCCACGGGCACGAGGGCAACACCAAGCTCGCCGTCATGGGCGCCCTCTCGCTCTACCTCAACTTCATCAACCTCTTCCAGATGCTCCTCCAGCTCATGGGCAACCGCGAGGAGTAA
- the oxlT gene encoding oxalate/formate MFS antiporter — MSQSIAAPPGGSQAPISEGARWMQIVVGIVCMVAAANIQYAWTLFVPEIQATHGWTRASIQTAFTVFVVVQTWLTPIEGYFIDRYGPRVIVAFGGVMTGLSWIIDSYAGSLGMLYVGSAIGGIGVGCVYATCVNSAIKWFPDKRGLAVGLTAGGYGAGSALTILPIANMIHSSGYQAAFFWFGLLQGTIILIAAFFLRAPQKDQVKASTKVLQSRRDYTLKEALQTPVFWVMMVMFICTVSGGLMAVAQLGVIAHDLGVKEAPISLFGITMAALPFALMLDRVMNGISRPLFGFISDHIGREATMFIAFTFEGIGILMLSRFGHDPIMFLILSGMVFLAWGEVYSLFSATSADTFGTKHAAKIYGVLYCAKGVAALLVPLGNLLMEATGTWATVLYICATMDLIAAFCALAVLRPMLRKHHARNAELAAQQGRGPVTAAASP; from the coding sequence ATGAGTCAGTCCATCGCTGCACCGCCTGGCGGCTCGCAGGCGCCCATTTCCGAAGGCGCGCGCTGGATGCAGATCGTCGTCGGCATCGTCTGTATGGTCGCCGCGGCCAACATTCAGTACGCCTGGACGCTCTTCGTGCCGGAAATCCAGGCCACCCATGGCTGGACCCGCGCTTCGATCCAGACCGCCTTCACCGTCTTCGTCGTCGTCCAGACCTGGCTGACCCCCATCGAAGGCTACTTCATCGACCGCTACGGCCCCCGCGTCATCGTCGCCTTCGGCGGCGTGATGACCGGCCTCTCCTGGATCATCGACAGCTACGCCGGCTCGCTCGGCATGCTCTATGTCGGTTCGGCCATCGGCGGCATCGGCGTCGGCTGCGTCTACGCCACCTGCGTCAACAGCGCCATCAAGTGGTTCCCGGACAAGCGCGGCCTCGCCGTCGGCCTGACCGCGGGCGGCTACGGCGCCGGCTCGGCCCTGACCATCCTGCCGATCGCCAACATGATCCATTCGTCCGGCTATCAGGCGGCCTTCTTCTGGTTCGGCCTGCTGCAGGGCACGATCATCCTCATCGCCGCCTTCTTCCTGCGCGCCCCGCAGAAGGATCAGGTGAAGGCCTCGACCAAGGTTCTGCAGTCCCGCCGCGACTACACGCTGAAGGAAGCGCTGCAGACGCCGGTCTTCTGGGTCATGATGGTCATGTTCATCTGCACCGTCTCGGGCGGTCTGATGGCGGTGGCCCAGCTCGGCGTGATCGCCCACGATCTGGGCGTGAAGGAAGCCCCGATCAGCCTGTTCGGCATCACCATGGCGGCTCTGCCCTTCGCGCTGATGCTCGACCGCGTGATGAACGGCATCTCCCGTCCGCTGTTCGGCTTCATCTCCGACCACATCGGCCGTGAAGCGACGATGTTCATCGCCTTCACCTTCGAAGGCATCGGCATCCTGATGCTCAGCCGCTTCGGCCACGACCCGATCATGTTCCTGATCCTGTCGGGCATGGTGTTCCTGGCCTGGGGCGAAGTGTACAGCCTGTTCAGCGCGACCTCGGCGGACACCTTCGGCACCAAGCACGCTGCGAAGATCTACGGCGTGCTGTACTGCGCCAAGGGCGTCGCGGCCCTGCTGGTCCCGCTGGGCAACCTGCTGATGGAAGCCACCGGTACCTGGGCGACCGTGCTCTACATCTGCGCCACCATGGACCTCATCGCGGCCTTCTGCGCCCTCGCGGTCCTGCGGCCCATGTTGCGCAAGCACCACGCCCGAAACGCCGAACTCGCCGCCCAGCAGGGCAGGGGTCCGGTCACGGCGGCGGCCAGCCCGTAA
- the napE gene encoding periplasmic nitrate reductase, NapE protein codes for MSRRHSPDPSPDPARFPSRAAASPPLPDPGAKRREIAMFLVLAVVIWPILSVAVVGGYGFLVWMSQLIMGPPGPPPV; via the coding sequence ATGAGCCGCCGCCATTCTCCGGACCCTTCACCGGACCCAGCCCGCTTCCCATCGCGCGCCGCCGCCAGCCCGCCCCTGCCCGATCCCGGCGCGAAGCGGCGGGAAATCGCCATGTTCCTTGTTCTGGCGGTGGTGATCTGGCCGATCCTGTCGGTCGCCGTCGTGGGCGGCTACGGCTTCCTGGTCTGGATGTCGCAACTCATCATGGGTCCGCCCGGTCCGCCCCCGGTCTGA
- the napF gene encoding ferredoxin-type protein NapF → MAGESVDLGRRGFLRGRRRAEPAPLRPPWARTERFTDLCTRCGACAESCPEGIIRRGDGGFPEVDFRRGECSFCAACAEPCPEPVFDRAAASPWTLAVRIGPSCLAINRVVCRSCRDACPESAIRFALAPGGVAVPVVEDDSCTGCGACLAACPADAVTLQPGPETAHAP, encoded by the coding sequence ATGGCCGGTGAATCGGTCGACTTAGGGAGACGAGGCTTCCTTCGCGGACGGCGGCGCGCCGAGCCGGCGCCGTTGCGCCCGCCCTGGGCCCGGACGGAACGCTTCACCGACCTGTGCACACGCTGCGGCGCCTGCGCCGAGTCCTGCCCCGAGGGGATCATCCGCCGGGGGGACGGCGGTTTTCCCGAGGTCGATTTCCGGCGGGGCGAGTGCAGCTTCTGCGCGGCCTGTGCCGAGCCCTGCCCCGAACCGGTCTTTGATCGTGCCGCCGCCAGCCCTTGGACGCTGGCCGTGCGCATCGGGCCGTCCTGCCTCGCCATAAACCGCGTCGTCTGCCGGAGCTGCCGCGACGCCTGCCCGGAATCGGCCATCCGCTTCGCCCTGGCGCCCGGCGGCGTGGCGGTCCCCGTGGTCGAGGACGACTCCTGCACCGGCTGCGGCGCCTGCCTGGCCGCCTGCCCCGCCGACGCCGTCACGTTGCAACCAGGACCGGAGACCGCCCATGCACCCTGA
- a CDS encoding chaperone NapD, with protein MHPDARDRPTEAPAEWHIASILVHLRPERSPDVRAAVAALGDVEVHAEERGRMVVTVEGPHEGRIADRMTAIHLMPGVMSAVMVFHHAEPMAARTAEEVATARR; from the coding sequence ATGCACCCTGACGCCCGAGACCGGCCGACCGAAGCGCCGGCGGAATGGCACATCGCCTCCATCCTCGTCCATCTGCGGCCCGAGCGAAGCCCCGACGTGCGGGCCGCCGTCGCCGCGCTGGGCGACGTGGAGGTCCATGCGGAGGAACGGGGCCGGATGGTGGTGACCGTGGAAGGCCCCCACGAGGGCCGCATCGCCGACCGCATGACCGCGATCCACCTGATGCCCGGCGTCATGTCGGCGGTCATGGTCTTCCACCACGCCGAGCCGATGGCGGCCCGGACAGCGGAGGAGGTCGCTACGGCGCGGCGTTGA
- the napA gene encoding periplasmic nitrate reductase subunit alpha: MLDRRDFIKAHAVAAAATAGGISLPAVAQQSMVAGEDAQLTWSKAPCRFCGTGCSVMVATKDNRVVATHGDMQAEVNRGLNCVKGYFLSKIMYGQDRLTQPLLRMRDGKYHKDGEFRPVSWDEAFDEMARQWKRVLKEKGPDAVGMFGSGQWTIWEGYAASKLMRAGFRTNNLDPNARHCMASAAVAFIRTFGMDEPMGCYDDFEHADAFVLWGSNMAEMHPILWTRITDRRLAHNHVKVAVLSTFEHRSFELADVPMIFEPGTDLAILNYIANHIIQTGRVNKEFVEKHCSFRLGQKDIGYGLRPESVLEVRAANAKDPTDSKPMSFDEFATFVSEYTLDKVAELSKVPKERLLALAEMYADPKTKVMSLWTMGFNQHVRGVWVNHMVYNIHLLTGKISEPGNSPFSLTGQPSACGTAREVGTFAHRLPADMQVTNPTHRSHVEEGWKIPKGLLPGKIGYHAVLQDRMLKDGKLNAYWIMVNNNLQAAPNSDNETYPGYRNPENFIVVSDAYPTVTAAAADLILPAAMWVEKEGAYGNAERRTHFWHQLVNAPGEARSDLWQLMEFSKRFTTDEVWPKEILDANPDFRGKTLFDVLFRNGNVDRFPVSELDPAYENRESKEFGFYVQKGLFEEYAAFGRGHGHDLAPFDTYHEVRGLRWPVVEGKETKWRYREGLDPYVPKGEGVRFYGNPDGKANLFAFPYEPPAESPDKDFDLWLVTGRVLEHWHSGSMTMRVPELYKAMPMALVYMHPDDAKDRGLRRGSEVKVMSRRGEMRTRVETRGRNRPPRGVVFVPWFDSARLINKCTLDATDPISKQTDFKKCAVKIVAV, from the coding sequence ATGCTTGACCGGCGGGATTTCATCAAGGCGCATGCGGTCGCGGCCGCCGCGACGGCGGGGGGCATCAGCCTGCCCGCCGTGGCCCAGCAATCCATGGTGGCGGGCGAGGACGCCCAGCTCACCTGGTCCAAGGCGCCCTGCCGCTTCTGCGGCACCGGATGCAGCGTCATGGTCGCCACCAAGGACAACCGCGTCGTCGCCACCCACGGCGACATGCAGGCGGAGGTCAACCGCGGCCTGAACTGCGTGAAGGGCTATTTCCTGTCCAAGATCATGTACGGGCAGGACCGGCTGACCCAGCCGCTGCTGCGCATGCGCGACGGCAAGTACCACAAGGACGGGGAGTTCCGCCCGGTGTCCTGGGACGAGGCCTTCGACGAGATGGCCCGCCAATGGAAGCGGGTGCTGAAGGAGAAGGGGCCGGACGCCGTCGGCATGTTCGGGTCAGGCCAATGGACGATCTGGGAGGGCTACGCCGCGTCCAAGCTGATGCGCGCCGGCTTCCGCACCAACAACCTCGACCCCAACGCCCGCCACTGCATGGCGTCGGCCGCCGTGGCCTTCATCCGCACCTTCGGCATGGACGAGCCGATGGGCTGCTACGACGATTTCGAGCACGCCGACGCCTTCGTCCTGTGGGGCTCCAACATGGCGGAGATGCACCCCATCCTGTGGACGCGCATCACTGACCGGCGGCTCGCCCACAACCATGTGAAGGTGGCCGTCCTCTCGACCTTCGAGCATCGCAGCTTCGAACTGGCCGACGTGCCGATGATCTTCGAGCCGGGGACCGATCTGGCCATCCTGAACTACATCGCCAACCACATCATCCAGACCGGACGGGTGAACAAGGAGTTCGTCGAGAAGCATTGCAGCTTCCGCCTGGGGCAGAAGGACATCGGCTATGGGTTGCGACCCGAAAGCGTGCTGGAGGTGCGCGCCGCGAACGCCAAGGACCCGACCGATTCCAAGCCCATGAGCTTCGACGAGTTCGCCACCTTCGTCAGCGAGTACACGCTGGACAAGGTGGCGGAGCTGAGCAAGGTGCCGAAGGAGCGGCTGCTGGCGCTCGCCGAGATGTACGCCGACCCGAAGACCAAGGTCATGTCGCTGTGGACCATGGGCTTCAACCAGCACGTCCGCGGCGTGTGGGTAAACCACATGGTCTACAACATCCACCTGCTGACCGGCAAAATTTCGGAGCCGGGGAACAGCCCCTTCTCGCTGACCGGCCAGCCGTCGGCCTGCGGCACGGCGCGCGAGGTCGGCACCTTCGCCCACCGGCTGCCCGCCGACATGCAGGTGACCAACCCCACCCACCGCTCCCACGTCGAGGAGGGCTGGAAAATCCCCAAGGGCCTGCTGCCCGGCAAGATCGGCTACCACGCCGTCCTGCAGGACCGGATGCTGAAGGACGGGAAGCTCAACGCCTACTGGATCATGGTCAACAACAACCTTCAGGCGGCGCCCAACAGCGACAACGAGACCTATCCCGGCTACCGCAACCCGGAGAATTTCATCGTGGTGTCGGACGCCTACCCGACGGTGACCGCCGCGGCCGCTGACCTGATCCTGCCCGCCGCCATGTGGGTGGAGAAGGAGGGCGCCTACGGCAACGCCGAGCGGCGGACCCATTTCTGGCACCAGCTCGTCAACGCGCCGGGCGAGGCGCGCTCCGACCTCTGGCAGCTTATGGAGTTCTCCAAGCGCTTCACCACCGACGAGGTGTGGCCAAAGGAGATCCTCGACGCCAACCCCGACTTCCGCGGCAAGACCTTGTTCGACGTGCTGTTCCGCAACGGCAACGTCGACCGCTTCCCTGTGTCGGAGTTGGACCCCGCCTACGAGAACCGGGAGTCGAAGGAGTTCGGCTTCTATGTGCAGAAGGGCCTGTTCGAGGAGTACGCCGCCTTCGGACGCGGCCACGGCCACGATCTGGCGCCCTTCGACACCTATCACGAGGTGCGCGGGCTGCGCTGGCCGGTGGTCGAGGGCAAGGAGACGAAGTGGCGCTACCGGGAGGGGCTCGACCCCTACGTCCCGAAGGGCGAGGGGGTGCGCTTCTACGGAAACCCGGACGGCAAGGCCAACCTGTTCGCTTTCCCCTACGAACCCCCGGCGGAATCGCCCGACAAGGACTTCGACCTGTGGCTGGTCACGGGGCGCGTGCTGGAGCACTGGCACTCCGGCTCCATGACCATGCGGGTGCCCGAACTTTACAAGGCCATGCCCATGGCGCTGGTCTACATGCACCCGGACGACGCGAAGGATCGCGGCCTGCGCCGCGGCTCGGAGGTTAAGGTGATGTCGCGGCGCGGCGAGATGCGCACGCGGGTCGAGACGCGCGGGCGCAACCGGCCGCCGCGCGGGGTCGTCTTCGTGCCCTGGTTCGATTCGGCGCGCCTCATCAACAAATGCACGCTTGACGCCACCGACCCGATCAGCAAGCAGACGGACTTCAAGAAGTGCGCCGTCAAGATCGTGGCCGTCTGA
- a CDS encoding nitrate reductase cytochrome c-type subunit produces MRRHLMLALAAALPCLVPALLAAQGTGQVREPFRPPIQFTDEDPAPPIPADVTDDRRVARNYPEQPPVIPHNIRDYQISLNNNQCLTCHSRQFTGATQAPMISITHYVDREGQTLGAVAPRRYFCTQCHVPQTVAQPIVPNTFKDMDSLISRPSDGGDRR; encoded by the coding sequence ATGCGCCGCCATCTCATGCTCGCGCTGGCCGCGGCTTTGCCCTGCCTTGTGCCGGCACTGCTCGCCGCCCAGGGAACCGGACAGGTCCGGGAGCCCTTCCGTCCGCCGATCCAGTTCACCGACGAGGACCCGGCCCCGCCGATCCCCGCCGACGTCACCGACGACCGGCGGGTCGCCCGCAATTATCCGGAACAGCCGCCGGTCATCCCGCACAACATCCGCGATTATCAGATCAGCCTGAACAACAACCAGTGCCTGACCTGCCACAGCCGCCAGTTCACCGGGGCCACCCAGGCGCCGATGATCAGCATCACCCATTATGTTGACCGCGAGGGCCAGACCCTCGGCGCGGTGGCGCCGCGCCGCTATTTCTGCACGCAGTGCCACGTCCCCCAGACCGTGGCGCAGCCCATCGTCCCGAACACCTTCAAGGACATGGACAGCCTCATCAGCCGCCCGTCGGACGGGGGTGACCGGCGATGA
- a CDS encoding cytochrome c3 family protein, with product MKLPDFLLRPWRIIAGPSRYLSLGFLTLGGFLAGVMFWGGFNTALEVTNTEKFCTSCHEMRDNVFEELKTTIHFTNRSGVRATCPDCHVPHNWTDKIARKMQASKEVWGKIFGTIDTRDKFVEKRRELAEHEWARLKANNSLECRNCHSAESMDITKQGARAARIHQQYLFSGQRTCIDCHKGIAHRLPNMDGVPPGWSEASNDTGSEADDPLGRWLADATPGPANPH from the coding sequence ATGAAGCTGCCCGATTTCCTGCTGCGGCCCTGGCGGATCATCGCGGGGCCGAGCCGTTACCTCAGCCTCGGCTTCCTGACGCTGGGCGGCTTCCTGGCCGGCGTCATGTTCTGGGGCGGCTTCAACACCGCCCTGGAGGTCACCAACACCGAGAAATTCTGCACGAGCTGCCACGAGATGCGGGACAACGTGTTCGAGGAGCTGAAGACCACCATCCACTTCACCAACCGCTCCGGCGTGCGGGCGACCTGCCCGGACTGCCACGTCCCGCACAACTGGACCGACAAGATCGCCCGCAAGATGCAGGCGTCGAAGGAGGTCTGGGGCAAGATCTTCGGCACCATCGACACGCGCGACAAGTTCGTGGAGAAGCGGCGCGAGCTGGCCGAGCATGAATGGGCGCGGCTGAAGGCCAACAATTCCCTGGAATGCCGCAACTGCCACAGCGCGGAATCCATGGACATCACCAAGCAGGGGGCGCGGGCGGCGCGCATCCATCAGCAATATCTGTTCAGCGGGCAGCGCACCTGCATCGACTGCCACAAGGGCATCGCCCACCGACTGCCGAACATGGACGGCGTCCCGCCGGGCTGGAGCGAGGCGTCAAACGATACGGGCAGTGAAGCGGACGACCCGCTCGGCCGCTGGCTGGCCGACGCCACACCGGGGCCGGCAAACCCGCATTGA
- a CDS encoding HU family DNA-binding protein yields the protein MTKADLIDAIAGKLGGTKADAGKALDAVLESLQDALVKGETVKLPGFGQFEIAERGERTGRNPQTGAEIKIAASKAPKFSAGKALKDAVNGKAE from the coding sequence ATGACGAAGGCCGATCTCATCGACGCGATCGCCGGCAAGCTGGGCGGCACGAAGGCCGACGCCGGCAAGGCGCTGGATGCGGTTCTGGAGAGCCTGCAGGACGCGCTGGTCAAGGGGGAGACGGTCAAGCTGCCGGGCTTCGGCCAGTTCGAGATCGCCGAGCGCGGCGAGCGCACGGGCCGCAACCCGCAGACCGGTGCGGAGATCAAGATCGCCGCCTCCAAGGCGCCGAAGTTCTCCGCCGGCAAGGCCCTCAAGGACGCCGTCAACGGCAAGGCCGAGTAA
- a CDS encoding response regulator transcription factor, giving the protein METDRSLVLVEDDAAFAKVLRRSFERRGYQVYWCDSLDGLRALLETLPFAYAVVDLKLGNGSGLECVRELHDNDPETRIVVLTGFASIATAVEAIKLGACHYLAKPSNTDDIEAAFERTEGDPSIALGARATSLKTLEWERIHETLAETGFNISETARRLGMHRRTLARKLEKKQVP; this is encoded by the coding sequence ATGGAGACTGACCGTTCCCTCGTGCTGGTGGAGGACGACGCCGCCTTCGCCAAGGTCCTGCGCCGCTCCTTCGAGCGCCGGGGCTATCAGGTCTACTGGTGCGACAGCCTGGACGGGCTGCGGGCTCTGCTGGAGACGCTGCCCTTCGCCTACGCGGTGGTGGACCTGAAGCTGGGCAACGGCTCCGGCCTGGAATGCGTGCGGGAACTGCACGACAACGACCCGGAGACGCGGATCGTCGTCCTGACCGGCTTCGCCAGCATCGCCACGGCGGTCGAGGCGATCAAGCTCGGCGCCTGCCATTACCTCGCCAAGCCGTCCAACACCGACGACATCGAGGCGGCCTTCGAGCGCACGGAGGGCGATCCCTCCATCGCGCTGGGGGCGCGGGCGACCTCGCTGAAGACGCTGGAGTGGGAGCGCATCCACGAAACCCTGGCGGAAACCGGCTTCAACATCTCCGAAACCGCCCGCCGCCTGGGCATGCACCGGCGCACCCTGGCCCGCAAGCTGGAGAAGAAACAGGTGCCCTGA